TACCTGGGCAAGATGCAGCTGGTGGTCAGTGATCTGCAGCCGGTGGCCGAGGAACAGGTGGATCTGGCCGATTTTCTGCCGGTCAGCAGCGCCGATCCGCAGCAGATGCTGCAGGAGGTGCTGGGGTTGATTGCTGCCATGACGGATGGTGACTATCGCCGGCTGCTGCAGGCTTTTTTTGCCGATGCGGATTTCGTCGCCCTGTTTTGCCAGGCCCCGGCCGCCAAGTCGATGCACCATGTCTACCTTGGCGGGTTGCTGGAGCATTCCCTTAGTGTCGCCCGCCTGGCCGGTGATGTCTGCCGCCGTTATCCCGCCATCAATGCCGATCTGCTGCTGTGTGGCGCCCTGTTGCACGATATTGGCAAGGTGGCCGAATTGCGCTATCGCCGCAGCTTTGATTATACCGATGAAGGCAAGCTGATCGGCCATATCGTCATGGGTGTCGAGATGATTGATGAGCGTCTGCGCCAGCTGGCGGATTTTCCACCGCTCAAGGCCATGTTGATCAAACATCTGTTGCTGGCTCATCATGGCCAGTACGATTACGGCTCGCCCAAGCGGCCCAAGACGCTGGAGGCCGTGGTGCTCAATTTCATTGATGATCTTGATTCAAAGATCAACGGTGTCAGCGCCCATATCGAGCGTGAAACGGCGGCCGGTAGTGACTGGACCAGCTATCACCGCTTGTATGACCGGTATTTTTTTCGGCCGCCAACTGCTGGCCGGACCACCAGCGCGGCCCCTTTGTCTCCCGGCGCTGAGTCGGTTCCGTCGGTCCAGGTTGTGACGCGACCCTGCGCAACGCAGGCCCCGGCGCCAACCGCGCCTGCAATGACAACTGAGGCTGAAGCGAAAAAGACCGCAGCCAAAACCGTACGACCTGGGTCCGGCCCCCTCAAGGCGAGTCTGGCCGACCAGTTTGCCGGACTGAATCTGGAACTCTTTTCCGACCGGGAGGAGGCGCATGATCGTTAAAACGCTGGCGGTAGGCCCGTTGCAGGTGAACTGTTATCTGGTGGGCTGCCCGCGCACGGCCAAGGCCCTGGTGATTGATCCGGGCGACGAGGGCCCACGCATTCTGGCAGCCTTGGCCGAGGCCGGTTTGCAGGCGGTTCTGGTGGTGAATACCCATGGCCATTTTGACCATGTGGGCGCCAACGCCTGTCTGGTTGAGGCCAGCGGTGCTGAACTGGCTCTGCATGCCGCCGATCTGCCGCTGTTGCGCCAGGCAGCCCGTCAGGCGGCCAGTTATGGTCTGCAGACGCCGCCCTCACCGGAGCCTGACCGCCTGCTGCACAACGGCGATCTGATCGAGATCGGCGATCTGTCCTTCGAGGTCATTCATACGCCGGGGCATTCGCCAGGCGGTATCTGCCTGTATGGTGAGGGCCATCTGTTTTGTGGCGATACCCTGTTCGCCGGCTCCATCGGCCGCACCGACCTGCCCGGCGGCGATCTTGATCAGTTGCTCGGTCATATCCGTAACGATCTGATGATTCTGCCCGAAGCCACCCAGGTGCACCCGGGACATGGACCGGACAGTACCATTGGCCGTGAAAAAAGCCTCAATCCCTTTATCAACGGAGACTACCTGTGAGTGAGGCGGTAGCGCCGGTGGACCAGCCGCTGGCCGGCAAGCGCATTGTCCTGGGGGTCTGCGGCGGTATTGCCGTTTATAAAAGCGTCGAATTGCTGCGCCTGTTGACCAAGGCCGGTGCCACCGTGGATGTGGTGATGACGCGCAACGCGCAGGAATTTGTCACGCCGCTGACCTTCCAGACCCTCAGCGGCCGACCGGTGCATACCGAGCTGTTCAATTTGTATCAGGAGCAGGAAATCGGACATATTTCGCTGGCCGACCGGGCTGATCTGTTTGTGGTGGTGCCGGCGACAGCCAACCTGATCGGCAAGGTGGCTGGCGGTATTGCCGATGATCTGCTCAGCACGGCCCTGATGGCGACCCGGTCGCCGGTACTTTACGCGCCGGCGATGAACGTCAACATGTATGAAAACCAAGTGGTACAGGACAATCTAGCGCGCCTGTGCCAGCGTGGTGCGACGCTGGTCGAGCCGGTCTGCGGCAGCCTGGCCTGTGGCTGGGAGGGCAAGGGCAAGCTGGCACCGGTGGAGGAGATTTTCGAGCGGGCCCTGTGGCTGCTGACGTCCCAGGATCTGGCGGGTGAGCACCTGCTGGTCACGGCCGGCCCGACGCGCGAGCGTATCGATCCGGTTCGCTATCTGAGCAATGATTCGTCCGGCCTGATGGGCTATGCCCTGGCGCGGGCGGCGCGTCAGCGCGGCGCGCAGGTGACACTGGTCAGTGGCCCGACAGCGTTGCCGGCACCTCTTGGTGTCAATTTGCGGCGGGTGGAAAGTGCGGCGCAGATGCTTGACGCGGTGTTGGCGACCTTGCCGGCGGCGACACTGGTGATCAAGGCGGCGGCGGTGGCGGACTACCGGCCCTGCCAGATGGCGGCGCAGAAACTCAAAAAACAGCAGATGGCCGCGCCCTCTCTGGCGCTGGAAAAAACGCCGGATATCCTCAGTCAGATTGCTGCTTGCAAGGGGGATCGGCTGGTGGTGGGTTTTGCCGCCGAAACCGAGCGCCTGCTCGAACATGCGCGTGACAAACTGGAGCGCAAGGGGCTGGATCTGATCGTGGCCAACGATGTCACCCAAGCCGGTGCCGGTTTTGAATGTGCGACCAATATCGTACAGATTCTGCATGCCGATGGCCGTTGTGAGGCGTTGCCTTGTCTGACCAAATGGGCCGTGGCCCACGCCTTGCTTGATCGGCTGGTGGCACTGCGCTGCCAGCGGGCGGTGGATTCACAGCCTTGATCGTTGCAGCGTTTTATGATTGTGGGCCGCTCCAGGTCAGCAGCTTTTCCGGTGCCGTGACACTGTCGCGGAACAATGTAGCGATCTGGGGCAGCAGCTCGGCGCTGAGTTCGGCTGGCAGCTTGCCATCAAGCCACAGGTTGCGCAGGTTGGTGCGTAGCTGATTGGCCAGCTGCAGGGCGCGTTCGCCGGTAGGATCGGCACGGAAGTAGGGACTCTGTGGCTCCTGCAATACGCTTAGAGCCGCCTGCCGGGCCCGCACCAGATAGTCCTGTCGTTCCGGCGGTGCCAGATGCCAGCGCGAGCGTTTGTCCAGACTGCGCAGCAGCTTGCGCCAGCGGCGGATGCGGCTGATCAGCAGCATCGAGTTGAACAGGCGCTTGTTGGTGGCGAAGGAAAACAGGGTGGTGCTCAGCTGGTCGCGCAGCAGGCGGTCATTGTCGCTGAAATCGTGTCGTGCCAGCTGCCGAGCTTGCAGCCAGATTGCCCGTGGCACCTGGGCCTCGAAGCGCAGTTCCCAGTAGGCGTGGTTAAGCAGCAGGCTGTTGTAACTGCAGACGGTTTTGAAGGGGACCATTTCGCCGTGCGCGATGGTATCGGCGGCCAGATGGGCCAGATAACCCCAGGCGCAGGCCTGCTGTTCCGGCGTGGTGGCCGCCGCTAGAATGCGGCGACCCATCTGCCAGCTGTGACAATGCCGGAGGTAATGGGTGTATTTTTTGCCCAGGGTGATGTCGGCGCTGATGCAACCGTAGAAAAAATCGGCGCTGTGAGCGGTCAGCAAAGCCTGCAGCGCCGGTGGCAGCAGCTGGGGTTGGGCCAGTAGTTCGCTGGCCAGTTGCAGGTGGACACCGAAACCCCAGGCCCAGGCGGCTTCGGGCAGCAGCAGGAAAAGCAACAACGCCAGACCTGTCACAATCATTGCCGGCTCCTTGGTGGCGGTTGCTGTCGGTGCGCGGGGTGGTAACCGGCAGCGGATATCCTTTCGTCCACCATAGTCCGTACCGCCAGCCTTGTAAAGGATCGCTCCATGCCTCAGAATCTGGCCGACCTGCTGCTGCAGGGCCACAGCCTGCTCAATGATCTGCACCATCTTGGTCTGCACTGGCTCGATGGCGTCGCTCCGCCGCCGTCAGCGGTGCCGGCGGCAGCCTCAGCGAGGGTCTCCGGCTCGACCGAGCGCGAAAGCCTGGACCAGATCCGGGCCGACTTGGGGGACTGTCAGCGCTGTGGCCTGGCGCGTCAGCGCCACCATCTGGTGTTCGGTTGCGGTGATCCGGCGGCGGCATTGGTTCTGGTTGGC
This window of the Desulfuromonas thiophila genome carries:
- a CDS encoding 3'-5' exoribonuclease YhaM family protein; this translates as MKSVYIEAIRERDQVDSLFLVRDKTLALAKNGKPYMTLRLMDRTGEVEARVWDRVDQLDSLFAKDDFIRVRAKASVYLGKMQLVVSDLQPVAEEQVDLADFLPVSSADPQQMLQEVLGLIAAMTDGDYRRLLQAFFADADFVALFCQAPAAKSMHHVYLGGLLEHSLSVARLAGDVCRRYPAINADLLLCGALLHDIGKVAELRYRRSFDYTDEGKLIGHIVMGVEMIDERLRQLADFPPLKAMLIKHLLLAHHGQYDYGSPKRPKTLEAVVLNFIDDLDSKINGVSAHIERETAAGSDWTSYHRLYDRYFFRPPTAGRTTSAAPLSPGAESVPSVQVVTRPCATQAPAPTAPAMTTEAEAKKTAAKTVRPGSGPLKASLADQFAGLNLELFSDREEAHDR
- a CDS encoding MBL fold metallo-hydrolase, whose translation is MIVKTLAVGPLQVNCYLVGCPRTAKALVIDPGDEGPRILAALAEAGLQAVLVVNTHGHFDHVGANACLVEASGAELALHAADLPLLRQAARQAASYGLQTPPSPEPDRLLHNGDLIEIGDLSFEVIHTPGHSPGGICLYGEGHLFCGDTLFAGSIGRTDLPGGDLDQLLGHIRNDLMILPEATQVHPGHGPDSTIGREKSLNPFINGDYL
- the coaBC gene encoding bifunctional phosphopantothenoylcysteine decarboxylase/phosphopantothenate--cysteine ligase CoaBC, which produces MSEAVAPVDQPLAGKRIVLGVCGGIAVYKSVELLRLLTKAGATVDVVMTRNAQEFVTPLTFQTLSGRPVHTELFNLYQEQEIGHISLADRADLFVVVPATANLIGKVAGGIADDLLSTALMATRSPVLYAPAMNVNMYENQVVQDNLARLCQRGATLVEPVCGSLACGWEGKGKLAPVEEIFERALWLLTSQDLAGEHLLVTAGPTRERIDPVRYLSNDSSGLMGYALARAARQRGAQVTLVSGPTALPAPLGVNLRRVESAAQMLDAVLATLPAATLVIKAAAVADYRPCQMAAQKLKKQQMAAPSLALEKTPDILSQIAACKGDRLVVGFAAETERLLEHARDKLERKGLDLIVANDVTQAGAGFECATNIVQILHADGRCEALPCLTKWAVAHALLDRLVALRCQRAVDSQP
- a CDS encoding zinc dependent phospholipase C family protein, which encodes MIVTGLALLLFLLLPEAAWAWGFGVHLQLASELLAQPQLLPPALQALLTAHSADFFYGCISADITLGKKYTHYLRHCHSWQMGRRILAAATTPEQQACAWGYLAHLAADTIAHGEMVPFKTVCSYNSLLLNHAYWELRFEAQVPRAIWLQARQLARHDFSDNDRLLRDQLSTTLFSFATNKRLFNSMLLISRIRRWRKLLRSLDKRSRWHLAPPERQDYLVRARQAALSVLQEPQSPYFRADPTGERALQLANQLRTNLRNLWLDGKLPAELSAELLPQIATLFRDSVTAPEKLLTWSGPQS